In Corynebacterium aquatimens, one genomic interval encodes:
- a CDS encoding DUF3097 domain-containing protein: MSRDPYAGDIFKGHARTQPRSYPEVEGTDEIVAEVFGDDFVGAVVGFERTYDGEFVRLEDRYGTQRLFKLLPGAFLIDGIRSTLIRPKPLTQVTQRHSNSGSRRVENAAPRVALPSRIWVEGIHDAAIVQKVWGHDLAVEGIAVEFLEGLDNLPARLRQFQPGPGKRVGVLADHLIEGTKESRLVENVGAHVLVTGHPYVDIWAAVKPESVGIRAWPDVPRGEDWKTGVCRRLGWADPRDGWNRVYNSVNTFRDLDHTLIGAVERLVDFVTNPDLSKHDA; the protein is encoded by the coding sequence ATGAGCAGAGATCCTTACGCCGGCGATATCTTCAAAGGTCACGCCCGCACCCAGCCCCGCAGTTACCCAGAGGTCGAAGGAACCGACGAGATTGTCGCCGAAGTCTTCGGCGATGATTTCGTGGGCGCGGTGGTGGGCTTTGAGCGCACCTACGACGGGGAATTCGTTCGCCTGGAAGATCGGTACGGCACGCAACGGCTGTTCAAGTTGCTGCCAGGAGCATTTCTTATCGACGGCATCCGTTCGACCCTAATCCGGCCGAAACCTTTAACACAGGTCACGCAACGCCACTCCAACTCAGGTTCACGCCGCGTTGAAAACGCCGCGCCCCGGGTCGCGCTGCCGTCCCGCATCTGGGTCGAGGGGATCCACGATGCCGCAATTGTCCAGAAGGTGTGGGGCCACGATTTGGCGGTGGAAGGAATCGCCGTCGAGTTCCTCGAGGGCTTAGACAACCTTCCTGCGCGGTTGAGGCAGTTTCAGCCGGGTCCGGGCAAACGCGTTGGCGTGCTGGCGGATCACCTGATCGAGGGAACGAAAGAATCCCGCTTGGTGGAAAACGTCGGGGCCCACGTTTTGGTCACCGGCCACCCGTACGTGGATATTTGGGCGGCGGTGAAACCAGAATCGGTGGGGATACGCGCGTGGCCCGACGTGCCGCGCGGCGAGGACTGGAAAACCGGTGTCTGCCGCCGGCTGGGGTGGGCCGATCCGCGGGACGGCTGGAACCGTGTGTATAACTCCGTGAACACATTCCGCGACCTTGACCACACGCTGATTGGTGCAGTTGAGCGCCTCGTCGACTTTGTGACCAACCCAGATTTGAGCAAGCACGACGCGTAG
- a CDS encoding NfeD family protein has protein sequence MGPLVWAIAAMILAVLELAVGEFTLLMLASAAFITAGVTWAGGGLHPGIEVAVFGLSSAAMLFFVRPYLHRHFHKPAALDTSTKALVGTRAIVLEDITPTGGQIKLDGSIWSARALDPGQVIREGEFVTVSDIDGPTAVVWQD, from the coding sequence GTGGGACCTTTAGTGTGGGCTATCGCCGCGATGATTCTCGCGGTCTTGGAACTAGCCGTCGGAGAATTCACCCTGCTGATGCTGGCCTCAGCCGCGTTCATAACAGCTGGGGTGACGTGGGCTGGCGGGGGACTTCACCCTGGAATTGAAGTCGCGGTCTTTGGTCTTTCGTCGGCAGCCATGCTCTTCTTCGTGCGCCCTTACCTTCACCGGCACTTTCATAAGCCCGCTGCATTGGATACGTCGACGAAGGCGCTGGTGGGTACCCGGGCAATCGTGCTGGAAGACATCACGCCCACCGGGGGGCAGATTAAGCTTGACGGCTCTATTTGGTCGGCCCGTGCCCTTGACCCCGGCCAGGTTATACGCGAAGGTGAATTCGTAACGGTGTCGGACATTGATGGTCCAACAGCGGTTGTATGGCAGGACTAA
- a CDS encoding SPFH domain-containing protein, producing MAIFLGVLILLIIVVVFKSIALIPEGEAAVIERLGRYTRTVSGGITFLVPFVDRVRERVDTRERVVSFPPQAVITQDNLTVAIDTVVTFQVNDPARAIYGVDNYIVGVEQISVATLRDVVGGMTLEETLTSRETINRRLRGELDSATAKWGLRISRVELKAIDPPPSIQQSMEMQMKADREKRAMILTAEGRRESDIKTAEGEKQARILSAEGEKHAAILAAEAERQATILRAEGERAAKFLEAQGEARAIQKVNAAIKTSGVTPELLAYQYLDKLPKIAEGNGSTMWMIPSQFGNSLEDFAKAYAKKDDDGVFRYEPTGVDDETRKLAEQDDTDRWFEASNNPEIAKAVAEARAVANKPVDSPLESEVTAPKPRTPEPAQGQPFGGEQAALTSRVRPAEDFEQPMQNQWGNQPG from the coding sequence ATGGCAATTTTCCTTGGTGTCCTTATCCTCCTGATCATTGTGGTGGTGTTCAAGTCCATCGCCTTGATCCCCGAGGGTGAAGCGGCTGTAATCGAGCGGCTGGGCCGCTATACCCGCACCGTCTCCGGTGGTATTACGTTCCTGGTTCCCTTTGTTGACCGAGTGCGTGAGCGCGTCGATACGCGTGAGCGCGTGGTGTCTTTCCCGCCGCAGGCAGTTATTACCCAGGACAACTTGACCGTGGCGATTGACACGGTGGTCACCTTCCAGGTCAACGATCCGGCTCGCGCAATCTACGGCGTGGACAACTACATCGTGGGTGTGGAGCAAATCTCCGTGGCTACGCTGCGTGACGTCGTGGGCGGCATGACGCTGGAAGAGACACTGACCTCCCGTGAGACGATCAACCGTCGCCTGCGCGGCGAGCTGGATTCCGCCACCGCGAAGTGGGGCCTGCGTATTAGCCGTGTTGAGCTGAAGGCGATTGATCCGCCACCGTCGATCCAGCAGTCGATGGAGATGCAGATGAAGGCGGATCGTGAGAAGCGCGCGATGATTCTTACGGCAGAGGGTCGCCGCGAGTCTGACATTAAGACCGCTGAGGGTGAGAAGCAGGCGCGCATTCTCTCCGCTGAGGGTGAGAAGCACGCGGCAATTCTTGCCGCTGAGGCTGAGCGCCAGGCAACGATCCTGCGAGCAGAGGGTGAGCGCGCCGCGAAATTCCTCGAGGCACAGGGTGAGGCCCGGGCGATTCAGAAGGTCAACGCCGCGATCAAGACGTCCGGCGTTACACCGGAGTTGCTCGCGTACCAGTACCTGGACAAGCTGCCGAAGATCGCAGAGGGCAACGGCTCGACGATGTGGATGATCCCGTCGCAGTTTGGCAACTCCCTGGAGGACTTCGCCAAGGCCTACGCCAAGAAGGACGACGATGGCGTCTTCCGCTACGAGCCCACGGGTGTCGACGATGAGACGCGTAAGCTCGCCGAGCAAGACGATACGGATCGGTGGTTCGAGGCGTCCAACAACCCGGAGATCGCTAAGGCCGTTGCCGAAGCACGCGCCGTTGCTAACAAGCCGGTCGATTCCCCGCTGGAATCGGAGGTCACCGCGCCGAAACCGCGCACACCGGAACCCGCGCAAGGGCAGCCTTTCGGGGGCGAGCAGGCTGCACTAACGAGCAGGGTTCGCCCGGCCGAGGATTTCGAACAGCCTATGCAGAACCAGTGGGGGAATCAGCCTGGGTGA
- a CDS encoding MarR family transcriptional regulator, giving the protein MIAAHARYRGREKRRAAYVSDSAAALATLPGVHEFEAVGVEDIRTLVDDADAACTVVMALLSDGGWAVGIGIGDTASVLGTASSAAGTKAGSVGVRIFPAIPDSTLEADITAAFALMAYVLSKRTIEGREATSLVRSGLNQNEAAKELGISKQAMSQRLAAAGWGAEQAGWQLAYNLITQADSPTGSA; this is encoded by the coding sequence ATGATAGCCGCCCATGCCCGCTACCGAGGCCGCGAAAAACGCCGCGCCGCATACGTCTCCGATTCGGCTGCGGCGCTTGCAACCCTGCCTGGCGTGCACGAGTTTGAGGCAGTTGGCGTCGAGGACATTCGCACGCTTGTCGACGACGCGGATGCCGCGTGCACAGTAGTCATGGCCCTGCTTTCCGACGGCGGGTGGGCCGTCGGCATCGGCATCGGTGACACGGCATCCGTTTTGGGCACCGCGAGCAGCGCGGCCGGAACCAAAGCGGGATCGGTCGGCGTACGCATCTTCCCAGCGATTCCCGACAGCACCTTAGAGGCGGATATCACCGCCGCGTTCGCGCTCATGGCCTACGTATTAAGCAAGCGCACCATCGAAGGGCGCGAGGCCACGTCGTTGGTGCGCTCAGGTCTGAATCAGAACGAGGCCGCGAAGGAGTTGGGGATCTCCAAACAGGCGATGAGCCAGCGGTTGGCAGCCGCGGGCTGGGGCGCGGAGCAAGCCGGCTGGCAGCTCGCCTATAACCTCATCACCCAGGCTGATTCCCCCACTGGTTCTGCATAG
- a CDS encoding TVP38/TMEM64 family protein, with protein sequence MRGTSSRKVVLLLVAVCLFVAAWIFLDVPPLSVLREWSDQTGPWFPVVFWLLYVLITQFPIPRTVMTVSAGILFGSVQGILLALTATTVAAVISLVLVRYLLRDWVEPRLTHPIVESINQRLEARGWLAVLSLRMIAGVPFSIMNYAAALTRVRVIPFAVATLIGSAPGTILVTIFGDTLTGDADPVFIAAMAVLAVLGIVGLVIDARMPVGQGSGVDTD encoded by the coding sequence GTGCGAGGAACGTCATCGCGCAAAGTAGTGCTGCTCTTAGTCGCCGTGTGTCTTTTCGTCGCGGCGTGGATCTTTCTTGACGTCCCTCCCCTGTCAGTGCTTCGCGAGTGGTCGGATCAAACGGGGCCGTGGTTTCCGGTGGTGTTTTGGTTGCTCTACGTCCTCATTACCCAGTTCCCAATCCCCCGGACAGTCATGACGGTTTCAGCGGGAATCCTCTTCGGTTCAGTCCAAGGAATCCTGCTCGCCTTAACGGCCACGACGGTCGCCGCGGTCATATCGCTTGTCCTGGTTCGCTATCTTCTGCGCGACTGGGTGGAACCGCGGTTGACGCACCCGATCGTTGAGTCGATCAACCAGCGCCTTGAAGCACGCGGCTGGCTCGCCGTGCTGAGCTTGCGCATGATTGCAGGCGTGCCGTTTTCCATCATGAACTACGCCGCCGCGCTTACGCGAGTGCGCGTCATTCCCTTCGCCGTGGCCACCCTGATCGGTTCCGCGCCAGGCACCATCCTGGTGACCATTTTCGGGGACACGCTTACCGGGGACGCCGATCCGGTGTTCATCGCCGCGATGGCGGTGCTCGCTGTCCTTGGAATCGTCGGGCTGGTCATTGACGCCCGTATGCCTGTCGGTCAAGGTTCTGGCGTAGACACAGACTAA
- a CDS encoding quinone-dependent dihydroorotate dehydrogenase encodes MGLYDSALKLMFLLPPERIHGIISGALQALNAVPPAHRAMEKVVRVHDPVLSQELFGVRFPAPLGLAAGFDKNASELDAWGAVGFGYVEAGTVTPRPQPGNPAPRLFRLPADKAIVNRMGFNNEGALAAARNLERRRSTDVVGINIGKNKTATDAVADYRNGASLLGPLADYVVVNVSSPNTPGLRDLQAVSELRPILGAVVAATDTPVLVKIAPDLSDEDILRVADLAIELGLAGIVATNTTIAREGLKTPAAEVEALGAGGLSGAPLADRSLEVLKLLRAHVGDQLVLVSVGGISTPQQAWERITAGASLLQGYTPFIYGGLGWIRDIHKGIAAQIKAHGLSSITEAVGSGYPWKD; translated from the coding sequence ATGGGCCTCTACGATTCCGCATTGAAGCTCATGTTCCTGCTCCCGCCGGAGCGCATCCACGGGATCATCAGCGGTGCGCTGCAAGCTTTAAACGCTGTGCCCCCGGCTCACCGCGCAATGGAGAAGGTTGTGCGCGTGCATGACCCAGTGCTGTCCCAAGAACTCTTTGGTGTCCGATTCCCCGCGCCCCTTGGCCTTGCCGCGGGGTTTGATAAGAACGCCTCTGAGCTTGACGCGTGGGGCGCGGTCGGCTTCGGGTACGTGGAGGCTGGCACGGTAACGCCACGTCCTCAGCCGGGTAACCCAGCTCCGCGCTTGTTCCGCCTTCCTGCAGACAAGGCGATCGTCAACCGCATGGGTTTCAACAACGAGGGTGCGCTCGCCGCGGCGCGCAACTTGGAGCGCCGCAGGTCCACCGACGTCGTGGGCATCAACATCGGGAAGAACAAGACCGCTACCGACGCCGTTGCGGATTACCGCAACGGAGCGTCGTTACTTGGCCCGCTGGCTGATTACGTGGTGGTCAACGTCTCCTCGCCCAACACCCCAGGTTTGCGGGACCTGCAGGCGGTGTCTGAACTTCGTCCGATTCTTGGTGCGGTGGTCGCAGCCACCGACACTCCGGTCCTGGTGAAAATCGCGCCGGACTTGAGCGACGAAGACATTCTCCGGGTCGCAGACCTGGCAATAGAGCTCGGCCTCGCCGGGATCGTGGCCACGAACACGACGATCGCACGCGAAGGGCTGAAAACCCCCGCCGCTGAGGTTGAAGCCCTGGGCGCGGGTGGTCTTTCCGGGGCGCCCCTGGCCGATCGCTCGTTGGAGGTGCTGAAGCTCCTGCGGGCGCATGTCGGTGACCAATTGGTTCTCGTGAGCGTGGGCGGCATTTCTACGCCTCAGCAGGCGTGGGAGCGTATTACCGCTGGCGCTAGCCTGCTCCAGGGCTACACGCCGTTCATCTACGGCGGCCTGGGTTGGATCCGCGACATCCACAAAGGGATCGCCGCCCAGATCAAAGCCCACGGCCTGAGCTCGATCACTGAGGCGGTGGGCAGCGGGTACCCCTGGAAGGACTAG
- a CDS encoding undecaprenyl-diphosphate phosphatase, with protein MSWAQVIVLSIVQGLTEFLPVSSSGHLRIVSELFWGEDAGASFTAVIQLGTELAVLVFFARDIWRIMLAWFAGLANPDKRGDDYRMGWMVIVGTIPVGVAGVLLKDLIRDNFRNLWVTATVLIVFSFVFIAAERWGKKERTQKDLNMTDAIVMGLWQCLALIPGVSRSGGTISGGLFRNLDREVATRFSFLLAIPAVLASGLFSLPDAFAPQAGQAATGLQLFVGAGIGFVLGYISIAWLLKFVANHSFAWFAAYRIPLGIVVLVLLGTGVMSA; from the coding sequence ATGTCCTGGGCCCAGGTGATCGTTCTATCGATTGTTCAGGGGCTCACCGAGTTTTTGCCCGTGTCCTCCTCTGGCCACCTGCGCATCGTCTCCGAGTTGTTCTGGGGCGAAGATGCGGGCGCGAGTTTCACGGCGGTGATCCAGCTGGGAACTGAGCTCGCCGTGCTTGTTTTCTTCGCGCGCGACATCTGGCGGATCATGCTGGCCTGGTTCGCGGGTCTGGCAAACCCTGACAAGCGCGGCGATGACTACCGAATGGGGTGGATGGTCATCGTGGGAACCATCCCGGTTGGTGTGGCTGGCGTGTTGCTCAAAGACCTGATTCGGGACAACTTCCGCAACCTGTGGGTCACCGCGACTGTTCTCATTGTGTTCTCCTTCGTCTTCATCGCCGCGGAGCGGTGGGGGAAGAAAGAACGCACCCAAAAGGACTTGAACATGACCGACGCCATCGTCATGGGCCTGTGGCAATGCTTGGCGTTGATCCCCGGCGTCTCGCGCTCTGGTGGAACGATTTCAGGCGGGTTGTTCCGCAACCTCGACCGCGAAGTGGCCACGCGCTTCAGCTTCCTGCTTGCCATCCCCGCGGTGCTGGCCTCAGGATTGTTCTCCTTGCCCGATGCTTTCGCACCGCAGGCCGGCCAGGCGGCTACAGGCCTGCAACTGTTCGTGGGCGCCGGGATTGGCTTTGTCCTTGGTTACATTTCCATCGCCTGGCTGCTCAAGTTCGTGGCCAATCACTCATTTGCCTGGTTCGCGGCCTACCGCATCCCGCTCGGCATCGTAGTGTTGGTGCTGTTGGGCACAGGCGTTATGTCTGCCTAA
- a CDS encoding cutinase family protein has product MKLGRPALFLSALALLPVAAPAHADEPAATCPAVDIVSVVGSFHSVSNDDPEEIRGVNAGRNFAYEMVERYPGKVTAWQVPYPSTVTIMGSSLHSRKGDGPERGLPYGASVKEGVKNGTAHMSELAARCPSTKFILDGYSQGATVAGDIVAAVGQGEVPGVTPEKILAAYLIADPGRSALTGQTVALRGGAEGQRLATGEILVTLDQGAPPAHYVGATGPRFDGAFSPFDDRVLTFCGPKDPACSTAPGRLPNQVAQVMNEWRDAPDHQAAVAAGLKDPKVVGVLLLIAVPVVFFALLGIFAPIPGVVESASQISGLNPGQQAALRALAAELRTIGDLAHRFNQNQSLVGAQELPALAEDVDKLSTDSGSSTSSRITSAALSQFVKALNHLHYFTDFRLENPQNSAEESSLRPLKSVYDHNAYRVGGTVVDTWIRDDMDARIRQT; this is encoded by the coding sequence GTGAAACTAGGTAGGCCTGCACTCTTCCTTTCGGCTCTTGCGCTGCTGCCCGTCGCCGCCCCTGCCCACGCCGATGAGCCGGCGGCAACGTGTCCGGCGGTGGACATCGTGTCTGTGGTGGGATCCTTCCACTCCGTGTCCAATGATGACCCGGAAGAAATCCGCGGCGTGAACGCCGGGCGCAACTTCGCGTACGAAATGGTGGAGCGTTACCCCGGGAAGGTCACCGCATGGCAGGTCCCCTACCCGTCCACCGTGACCATCATGGGGTCCTCCCTGCACTCGCGGAAGGGCGACGGACCGGAGCGCGGACTGCCTTATGGCGCATCGGTCAAGGAGGGTGTGAAAAACGGCACCGCGCACATGTCGGAACTGGCTGCGCGCTGCCCCTCGACAAAGTTCATCCTGGACGGTTATTCCCAAGGCGCGACCGTAGCCGGGGATATCGTCGCCGCCGTGGGCCAGGGGGAGGTCCCCGGTGTGACGCCCGAGAAGATCCTCGCCGCGTACCTCATCGCCGATCCCGGCCGGTCTGCGCTGACCGGGCAAACGGTCGCGCTGCGTGGCGGGGCCGAGGGCCAGCGCTTGGCAACCGGGGAAATTCTGGTGACGCTCGACCAGGGCGCGCCACCTGCCCATTACGTGGGCGCGACAGGGCCGCGTTTCGACGGGGCGTTTTCGCCTTTCGACGACCGAGTGTTGACGTTCTGCGGACCCAAGGACCCCGCGTGCTCGACTGCTCCCGGCCGATTGCCCAACCAGGTGGCCCAGGTGATGAATGAGTGGCGCGATGCCCCCGACCACCAGGCTGCGGTTGCCGCGGGACTGAAAGATCCAAAGGTGGTGGGCGTGCTGTTGCTCATCGCTGTGCCGGTGGTGTTTTTCGCCCTATTAGGGATCTTTGCTCCGATCCCCGGTGTCGTTGAATCCGCCTCTCAGATCTCCGGGCTCAATCCTGGCCAGCAGGCGGCGCTGCGTGCCTTGGCAGCAGAGCTTCGCACCATTGGAGACCTAGCCCACCGCTTCAACCAAAATCAGTCCCTGGTGGGAGCGCAAGAGCTTCCTGCCTTAGCCGAGGACGTAGACAAGCTCTCCACCGACAGCGGCAGTTCCACGTCTTCACGCATTACCAGCGCAGCGCTATCGCAGTTTGTGAAGGCCCTGAACCACCTGCATTACTTCACCGACTTCCGGCTGGAGAACCCTCAAAACAGCGCAGAGGAGTCGTCGTTAAGGCCGCTGAAGAGCGTGTACGACCACAACGCGTACCGCGTCGGCGGCACGGTGGTGGACACCTGGATCCGGGACGACATGGATGCGCGCATTAGGCAGACATAA